The following coding sequences lie in one Amycolatopsis cihanbeyliensis genomic window:
- a CDS encoding TatD family hydrolase has translation MSKREQSKRELPPIPETLPVPAVDSHTHLDACGAATAADVAGMADRAERAGIARMVTVADDLTAARWAVRASTWDERVFAAVAIHPTRTKDFGETEKSEVERLAAEERVVAVGETGLDYYWDYSPPEAQREAFRWHIDLAKRVGKPLMIHDRDAHEDVLRVLDEEGAPDEVIFHCFSGDTGMARRCVDAGWVLSFAGTVTFRNARELHEAAKLVPADQFLVETDAPYLTPHPFRGRPGEPYCAAYTVRGLAELREQPVEEIAAAADANADRVFRLRAVTVG, from the coding sequence TTGTCCAAGCGTGAACAGTCCAAGCGTGAACTGCCGCCGATCCCGGAGACCCTTCCGGTACCGGCCGTCGACTCGCACACTCATCTGGACGCCTGCGGCGCGGCGACCGCCGCGGACGTCGCCGGGATGGCCGACCGGGCCGAGCGGGCCGGGATCGCCAGGATGGTGACCGTCGCGGACGACCTCACCGCGGCCCGCTGGGCCGTACGGGCGTCTACATGGGACGAACGAGTGTTCGCCGCGGTGGCGATACATCCCACGCGTACCAAGGATTTCGGCGAGACCGAGAAATCCGAAGTGGAACGACTGGCCGCCGAGGAGCGAGTGGTCGCCGTCGGGGAGACCGGCCTGGACTACTACTGGGACTACTCGCCGCCCGAGGCGCAGCGGGAGGCTTTTCGCTGGCATATCGACCTGGCCAAGCGGGTGGGCAAGCCGCTGATGATCCACGACCGGGACGCGCACGAGGACGTGCTGCGCGTCCTGGACGAGGAGGGCGCACCGGACGAGGTGATCTTCCACTGCTTCTCCGGGGACACCGGGATGGCCCGGCGGTGTGTCGACGCCGGCTGGGTCCTTTCCTTCGCGGGCACCGTGACCTTCCGCAACGCGCGGGAGCTGCACGAGGCGGCCAAGCTGGTTCCGGCCGACCAGTTCCTGGTGGAGACCGACGCGCCGTACCTCACCCCGCACCCGTTCCGCGGCAGGCCGGGGGAGCCGTACTGCGCCGCCTACACCGTGCGGGGCCTTGCCGAGCTGCGGGAACAGCCCGTCGAGGAGATCGCCGCCGCGGCGGACGCCAATGCCGATCGCGTGTTCCGCCTGCGCGCAGTCACGGTGGGTTGA
- a CDS encoding transglycosylase family protein, whose amino-acid sequence MTGRYGHAGAGSGGLATLERPDGGDSGDFDYFGYSPNPDITPQDVFAALGPDADDLMAEASVDVDELIRLVNAETTMLPPIVLPDEVGEDRVGKKAGKQAKARTEEAADDLEDGLVAATKSWKKRFLKGTILAVLITLTGGGAAALAMNKNVTVNVDGENQTVRSFGDTVGEVLDDAGLSVGAHDALSPSPQTAVGDGGVIKLERGRKLNVIVDGTARESWVRATSVGEALQQLELSHVLEGGNTWMSAPADGEVPLDGMTLEVKTLKNITLYDGGNQPRELTTHAVTTKELLGELQLTLGPEDEAEGGLDYKLLDGAEVHISRTGVSVVNETETIEPPVQTINDSTMEKGTEEVEEEGEAGERIVTYRVTKKNDKEVAREELSTKIVKEAEPKVVRVGTKEPEVPPVTGGAVWDRLAECESGGNWSINTGNSYYGGLQFNKGTWDAYGGSQYAAYPHQASREQQIAIATKLRDDRGGYGAWPKCSRELGLPR is encoded by the coding sequence GTGACTGGTAGATACGGGCACGCTGGTGCGGGCTCCGGGGGCCTCGCGACACTGGAGCGCCCGGACGGCGGCGACTCGGGTGATTTCGACTACTTCGGCTACTCGCCGAACCCCGACATCACGCCACAGGACGTGTTCGCCGCGCTCGGGCCGGACGCCGACGACCTGATGGCCGAGGCCTCGGTCGACGTGGACGAGCTGATCCGGCTGGTCAACGCCGAGACCACCATGCTGCCGCCGATCGTCCTTCCGGACGAGGTCGGCGAGGACCGGGTGGGCAAAAAGGCCGGTAAGCAGGCCAAGGCCAGGACCGAGGAAGCCGCGGACGATCTCGAGGACGGCCTGGTCGCCGCCACCAAGAGCTGGAAGAAGCGCTTCCTCAAGGGCACCATCCTCGCCGTACTGATCACGCTGACCGGCGGTGGCGCCGCCGCGCTGGCGATGAACAAGAACGTCACCGTCAACGTCGACGGTGAGAACCAGACCGTGCGCAGCTTCGGCGACACCGTCGGCGAGGTGCTCGACGACGCCGGTCTCTCGGTCGGGGCGCACGACGCGCTCTCGCCCTCCCCGCAGACCGCGGTCGGCGATGGCGGGGTCATCAAGCTGGAGCGGGGGCGCAAGCTCAACGTCATCGTGGACGGCACCGCGCGCGAGTCCTGGGTGCGCGCGACGAGCGTCGGCGAGGCATTGCAGCAACTCGAGCTGTCCCACGTGCTCGAGGGCGGCAACACCTGGATGTCGGCCCCCGCGGACGGCGAGGTCCCGCTGGACGGGATGACCCTCGAGGTCAAGACGCTGAAGAACATCACCCTCTACGACGGCGGCAACCAGCCTCGCGAGCTGACCACGCACGCGGTCACCACCAAGGAGTTGCTCGGCGAGCTGCAGCTGACCCTCGGTCCGGAGGACGAGGCCGAAGGCGGCCTCGACTACAAGCTGCTGGACGGTGCCGAGGTGCACATCAGCCGTACCGGCGTCTCGGTGGTGAACGAGACCGAGACGATCGAACCGCCTGTCCAGACGATCAACGACTCGACCATGGAGAAGGGCACCGAAGAGGTCGAGGAAGAGGGCGAAGCGGGCGAGCGGATCGTCACCTACCGGGTGACCAAGAAGAACGACAAGGAAGTCGCCCGCGAGGAGCTCTCCACCAAGATCGTCAAGGAGGCCGAGCCCAAGGTCGTCCGGGTCGGCACCAAGGAGCCCGAGGTCCCGCCGGTGACCGGCGGCGCGGTGTGGGACCGGCTGGCGGAGTGCGAGTCCGGTGGCAACTGGTCCATCAACACCGGCAACAGCTACTACGGCGGTCTGCAGTTCAACAAGGGCACCTGGGACGCCTACGGCGGCAGCCAGTACGCGGCCTACCCGCACCAGGCGAGCAGGGAGCAGCAGATCGCCATCGCCACCAAGCTGCGCGACGACCGCGGCGGCTACGGCGCCTGGCCCAAGTGCTCCCGCGAACTGGGCCTGCCGCGCTGA
- the rsmA gene encoding 16S rRNA (adenine(1518)-N(6)/adenine(1519)-N(6))-dimethyltransferase RsmA translates to MVEPSETALLGPSEIRGLADELRIRPTKKLGQNFVHDPNTVRRIVELAGVGGTDVVLEVGPGLGSLTLGLLGTGARVVAVEVDPVLATRLPDTVRRQAPGASGRLSVLAADALRLAAEDLPERPSVLVANLPYNVAVPVLLHLLAELTSLGRGLVMVQTEVADRMAAGPGSRVYGVPSAKLAWYGRARKVAAVPRSVFWPVPNVDSSLVAFERAAPPAGPDRDTVFAAVDAAFAQRRKTLRAALAGWAGSSARAEALLTAAGIDPRTRGEQLTIHDFTRLAAGDV, encoded by the coding sequence GTGGTTGAACCGTCGGAAACCGCCCTGCTCGGGCCGTCCGAGATCCGGGGACTCGCCGACGAGCTGCGTATCCGGCCGACCAAGAAGCTCGGGCAGAACTTCGTGCACGACCCGAACACCGTGCGCCGCATCGTCGAGCTCGCCGGGGTCGGCGGCACGGATGTCGTGCTGGAGGTCGGCCCGGGGCTCGGCTCACTGACCCTCGGCCTGCTCGGCACCGGTGCGCGGGTCGTCGCCGTTGAGGTGGACCCGGTGCTGGCCACCCGGCTGCCGGACACCGTGCGGCGGCAGGCGCCCGGCGCGTCCGGGCGCCTTTCCGTGCTCGCGGCCGACGCGCTGCGGCTGGCGGCGGAGGACCTGCCGGAGCGGCCCTCGGTCCTGGTGGCCAACCTGCCCTACAACGTGGCCGTGCCCGTGCTGCTGCACCTGCTGGCCGAGCTGACCTCGCTGGGTCGCGGGCTGGTGATGGTGCAGACCGAGGTGGCCGACCGGATGGCGGCCGGCCCCGGCAGCAGGGTCTACGGCGTGCCGAGCGCGAAGCTGGCCTGGTACGGGCGGGCGCGTAAGGTCGCCGCCGTGCCGCGGTCGGTGTTCTGGCCGGTGCCGAACGTCGACTCCTCGCTGGTGGCCTTCGAACGCGCCGCGCCCCCCGCCGGGCCGGACCGGGACACCGTGTTCGCCGCCGTCGACGCCGCGTTCGCGCAGCGGCGCAAGACGTTGCGTGCCGCGCTCGCCGGCTGGGCCGGTTCGTCCGCCCGCGCCGAGGCCCTCCTCACGGCGGCCGGTATCGACCCGCGTACCCGCGGTGAGCAGCTCACCATCCACGACTTCACCCGCCTGGCAGCGGGGGATGTGTGA
- a CDS encoding methionine ABC transporter ATP-binding protein: MITVENLSKSFRSGNAPVVALRDISLEIGAGSLYGVVGPEGAGKSTLARCVALQERPDRGTVRLDGLNTGTLDGRRLRELRRQVGVVDTQAALHAERTVAGNVAAPLERLRVDGPGRRDRVGKLLDLAGLTRRATQSPGELSAGQRRRTEIARALVTGPSVLLADDPTEGVGAEESAAVLTVLDRARAELGVTVVLTTKDGNVARRVCEDVALLEQGALVESGNLLGLLSDPGSRAARQLLPAIDTSPAQAASYDRVADVVLVGFAAVGALLPEAAGRFGTEFATIGGGLTRVGDTPVARFRLGLRGDQADAALSWIAERGARVTHAARGPQGVAA; the protein is encoded by the coding sequence GTGATCACAGTCGAGAACCTCAGCAAGTCCTTCCGCAGCGGCAACGCACCCGTGGTGGCGTTGCGCGATATCAGCCTCGAGATCGGAGCGGGCTCGCTCTACGGCGTCGTCGGCCCCGAAGGTGCCGGCAAGTCGACCCTCGCGCGGTGCGTGGCCCTCCAGGAGCGGCCGGACCGGGGCACGGTCCGGCTGGACGGGCTGAACACCGGCACGCTGGACGGGCGGCGGTTACGCGAGTTACGACGGCAGGTCGGCGTGGTGGACACCCAGGCCGCGCTGCACGCCGAGCGCACCGTGGCCGGGAACGTCGCCGCGCCGCTTGAGCGGCTCCGGGTCGACGGCCCCGGTCGCCGGGACCGGGTGGGCAAGCTGCTCGACCTGGCCGGGCTCACCCGGCGGGCCACGCAGAGCCCTGGCGAGCTCTCCGCGGGCCAGCGCAGGCGGACCGAGATCGCCAGGGCACTCGTCACCGGCCCTTCCGTGTTGCTCGCCGACGACCCGACCGAGGGTGTCGGCGCGGAGGAGTCCGCCGCCGTGCTGACCGTGCTCGACCGGGCCCGTGCCGAGCTCGGCGTCACGGTGGTGCTCACCACCAAGGACGGGAACGTGGCGCGCCGGGTCTGCGAGGACGTGGCACTGCTGGAACAGGGTGCGCTGGTGGAGAGCGGCAACCTGCTCGGCCTGCTGTCCGATCCGGGCAGCAGGGCCGCGCGGCAGCTACTGCCCGCCATCGACACGAGCCCGGCGCAGGCCGCTTCCTACGACCGCGTCGCGGACGTGGTGCTGGTGGGCTTCGCGGCCGTGGGTGCGCTGCTGCCGGAAGCCGCGGGCCGGTTCGGTACCGAGTTCGCCACCATCGGCGGCGGGCTCACCAGGGTCGGTGACACCCCGGTCGCCCGCTTCCGGCTCGGCCTGCGCGGTGACCAGGCCGACGCGGCGCTGTCCTGGATCGCCGAGCGCGGTGCGCGGGTCACCCATGCGGCGCGTGGCCCGCAGGGGGTCGCGGCCTGA
- a CDS encoding WXG100 family type VII secretion target — MAGFSVLAGELADQTASLMGHVHKEARPDVGFTGVMSWLKTPVDTYAHETAVRLANRVDLFNGMSTELNRAAWMYTGQEESAYQEFNDPTFPGRPTGYKDFPDPVSHSPGEEPALDAPAHEDANIRGLLDEVGGLINSIDDAIAFLTNWSPVSELVEPMSGNWTELTRAGEVLTQTGNGAEVVAGNLATQLGKLDANWSGGAAAAFQDHANKIAQAIELEGPINRLVGHVYTAVAGEVERVAEFMVTTLKTAVDKIAQAAASSWIPGYGWVKIIDAVRAAIHIINEAKALIDSLNTVIEQVQTVVEAAQDPMGFVEGKVEEKMAPIMEKVEQVRTGVSITEDLAALSDADALSEVPEEDYSVGPNPRRPGA, encoded by the coding sequence TTGGCCGGATTTTCGGTCCTTGCCGGCGAACTCGCGGATCAGACGGCTTCGTTGATGGGGCACGTCCACAAGGAGGCGCGGCCGGACGTCGGATTCACCGGGGTGATGAGCTGGCTCAAGACGCCGGTGGACACCTACGCGCACGAGACCGCGGTCCGGCTCGCCAACCGGGTGGACCTGTTCAACGGTATGTCCACTGAGCTCAATCGCGCTGCCTGGATGTACACCGGCCAGGAGGAGTCGGCGTACCAGGAGTTCAATGATCCGACCTTTCCCGGCCGGCCCACCGGGTACAAGGACTTCCCTGATCCTGTTTCCCACTCGCCAGGCGAGGAACCCGCGCTCGATGCGCCCGCGCACGAGGACGCGAATATCCGTGGCCTGCTCGACGAGGTGGGCGGGCTGATCAACAGCATCGACGACGCGATCGCCTTCCTCACCAACTGGAGCCCGGTCAGCGAGCTGGTCGAGCCCATGTCCGGCAACTGGACCGAGTTGACCCGCGCCGGTGAGGTGCTCACTCAGACCGGCAACGGGGCGGAGGTTGTCGCGGGCAACCTCGCCACGCAGCTCGGCAAGCTGGACGCGAACTGGAGCGGTGGCGCGGCGGCCGCCTTCCAGGACCATGCGAACAAGATCGCCCAAGCGATCGAGCTGGAGGGGCCGATCAACCGGCTGGTCGGCCACGTCTACACCGCCGTTGCGGGCGAGGTCGAGCGGGTCGCCGAGTTCATGGTCACCACGCTCAAGACCGCGGTGGACAAGATCGCGCAGGCGGCGGCGTCCTCGTGGATTCCGGGTTATGGCTGGGTCAAGATCATCGACGCGGTGCGCGCGGCCATCCACATCATCAACGAGGCCAAGGCGCTCATTGACTCCCTGAACACCGTGATCGAGCAGGTCCAGACCGTCGTCGAGGCCGCGCAGGACCCGATGGGCTTCGTCGAGGGCAAGGTCGAGGAGAAGATGGCCCCGATCATGGAGAAGGTCGAGCAGGTGCGGACCGGGGTGAGCATCACCGAGGATCTGGCCGCGCTCTCCGATGCCGATGCGCTGAGCGAGGTTCCCGAGGAGGACTACAGCGTCGGCCCCAACCCGAGGAGGCCCGGTGCCTGA
- a CDS encoding DUF3558 family protein, with amino-acid sequence MTTRRAGKLLTVIAIAGAFGLAGCGGDEGGASDQDSSTEQSTSGGPPPAGQASWQQQDPCGLLTPEETAKYLGAGAGEGRRTDDMGRPRCEWSGAGASRIKLTLWQPPAPDIVTGGGKDTVPVGDTTGYITSETELSCHMDVQAEPAYVQFDVRTSDTEAGQPNFCAKVAETARQALGTLGW; translated from the coding sequence GTGACGACGAGGCGAGCAGGAAAACTCCTTACCGTAATCGCGATCGCGGGGGCTTTCGGGCTCGCCGGCTGCGGTGGTGACGAGGGTGGAGCGTCCGATCAGGACTCGAGCACCGAACAGTCCACATCAGGCGGACCGCCACCGGCGGGGCAGGCGTCCTGGCAGCAACAGGACCCGTGCGGCCTGCTGACGCCGGAGGAGACGGCCAAGTACCTCGGTGCCGGCGCCGGCGAAGGCCGGCGGACCGACGACATGGGTAGGCCGCGCTGCGAGTGGAGTGGTGCGGGTGCGAGCCGGATCAAGCTCACCCTCTGGCAACCGCCCGCCCCGGACATCGTCACCGGCGGGGGCAAGGACACGGTGCCGGTCGGGGATACCACCGGCTACATCACCTCGGAGACCGAGCTGAGTTGCCATATGGACGTCCAGGCCGAACCCGCGTACGTGCAGTTCGATGTGCGCACCTCGGATACCGAGGCCGGCCAGCCGAACTTCTGCGCGAAGGTGGCCGAGACCGCGCGGCAGGCGCTGGGCACGCTCGGCTGGTGA
- a CDS encoding DHA2 family efflux MFS transporter permease subunit — MLTTGAPAPDREQARRRWLTLAALGLAQLLVVIDMTVVTIALPSAQRDLGMSDTARQWTITAYTVAFGGLLLLGGRLADRLGRRTTLLVGMAGFALASAAGGAAGSTELLIAARAGQGVFAALLAPSTMSLLTLTFTEPRERARAFGVFGAIMMSGAALGLVAGGALAEYLDWRWCLYINLPIAAIAFVTAWVLVPGVSGHRETRLDWASAVLGGGGIVALVYGLAEAGEYGWGSASVLGPLVLAVVLLVAFTFRQRRAAHPLLPLGVVAHRSRAAAFLTVGLAAFGMFGMFLFLTFQFQAIMGYGPLVAGLAFLPLVGANILVATQLSGRLLPRTGPRPLLAGGLLLLAIGLLLLTRLTPDSSYLGLVLPAEVALGCGAGLAMPTVLNTATSGVAASETGAASAFITTSQQVGASLGTATLNAIAAAATGAVTGSGSPAAATVHGYAVASGWGAAVLVAAALGVALLAGRTRGN; from the coding sequence GTGCTGACCACCGGCGCGCCCGCTCCCGACCGGGAGCAGGCCAGGCGACGGTGGCTGACCCTGGCCGCGCTCGGCCTCGCGCAGCTGCTCGTCGTCATCGACATGACCGTCGTGACCATCGCCCTGCCCTCCGCCCAGCGGGACCTGGGGATGTCCGACACCGCACGGCAGTGGACCATCACCGCCTACACCGTGGCCTTCGGTGGCCTGCTGCTGCTCGGCGGGCGGCTGGCCGATCGGCTCGGCAGGCGGACCACCCTGCTCGTCGGCATGGCGGGGTTCGCCCTCGCCTCGGCAGCCGGCGGCGCCGCGGGCAGCACCGAGCTACTGATCGCGGCACGGGCCGGGCAGGGTGTCTTCGCCGCGCTGCTGGCCCCTTCCACGATGTCCTTGCTGACCCTGACTTTCACCGAGCCGCGCGAGCGGGCACGGGCGTTCGGGGTCTTCGGCGCGATCATGATGTCCGGCGCCGCGCTGGGCCTCGTCGCGGGCGGGGCGCTGGCGGAGTATCTGGACTGGCGCTGGTGCCTGTACATCAACCTGCCGATCGCCGCCATCGCCTTCGTCACGGCCTGGGTGCTGGTGCCCGGGGTGAGCGGGCACCGGGAGACCCGGCTGGACTGGGCCTCCGCGGTCCTGGGCGGTGGCGGGATCGTCGCGCTGGTCTACGGGCTGGCCGAGGCCGGCGAGTACGGCTGGGGATCGGCGTCCGTACTGGGGCCGCTCGTGCTGGCCGTCGTGCTGCTGGTGGCCTTCACCTTCCGGCAGCGGCGGGCCGCGCACCCGCTGCTGCCGCTCGGGGTGGTCGCCCACCGGTCCCGGGCGGCCGCGTTCCTGACCGTCGGGCTCGCCGCGTTCGGGATGTTCGGGATGTTCCTGTTCCTCACCTTCCAGTTCCAGGCGATCATGGGCTATGGACCGCTGGTGGCGGGCCTGGCCTTCCTGCCGCTGGTGGGGGCGAACATCCTGGTCGCGACGCAGCTGTCCGGAAGGCTGCTGCCACGCACCGGGCCGCGGCCCCTGCTGGCCGGTGGGCTGCTGCTGCTCGCCATCGGGTTGCTGCTGCTGACCCGGCTGACCCCGGACAGCTCGTATCTCGGCCTGGTGCTGCCCGCCGAGGTGGCGCTCGGCTGCGGAGCGGGCCTTGCCATGCCGACCGTGCTGAACACCGCGACCAGCGGGGTCGCGGCGAGCGAGACCGGCGCGGCTTCGGCGTTCATCACCACCTCGCAGCAGGTGGGTGCCTCACTCGGCACCGCGACCCTGAACGCGATCGCGGCGGCGGCCACCGGCGCGGTCACCGGGTCGGGGAGCCCGGCCGCCGCGACCGTGCACGGTTACGCCGTGGCCAGTGGCTGGGGTGCCGCGGTGCTCGTGGCGGCGGCACTGGGCGTCGCGCTGCTCGCGGGCCGCACGCGGGGGAACTGA
- a CDS encoding TetR/AcrR family transcriptional regulator, protein MAGRRTDTRENIQRIALELFTEQGYERTSLREIADRLGVTKAALYYHYRTKDDIILGLIDNLGAQLDEVIAWGRAQRDPAGMRVGVLRRFAALVESGMGALMRCMQQNQAAMRELDVKRVLSSRLSELFELLCAGETDQATQLRIRLSLVAVLFGHDMMFGGGVSVPYDSGIVLGVAMDLASVPAPQQALDT, encoded by the coding sequence ATGGCTGGGCGGCGCACCGACACCAGGGAGAACATTCAGCGGATCGCGCTCGAGCTGTTCACCGAGCAGGGCTATGAACGCACCTCGCTGCGGGAGATCGCCGACCGGCTCGGCGTCACCAAGGCCGCGCTCTATTACCACTACCGCACCAAGGACGACATCATCCTCGGCCTGATCGACAACCTCGGCGCGCAGCTGGACGAGGTGATCGCCTGGGGGCGTGCCCAGCGGGACCCGGCCGGGATGCGGGTCGGTGTGCTGCGGCGGTTCGCCGCACTGGTGGAGAGTGGGATGGGCGCGCTGATGCGTTGCATGCAGCAGAACCAGGCCGCCATGCGCGAGCTCGACGTCAAGCGCGTGCTGAGCAGTCGGCTGAGCGAGCTGTTCGAGCTGCTCTGCGCAGGCGAGACCGACCAGGCGACGCAGTTGCGCATCCGGCTCTCGCTGGTCGCCGTGCTGTTCGGGCACGACATGATGTTCGGCGGCGGGGTCAGCGTGCCCTACGACTCCGGCATCGTTCTCGGTGTCGCCATGGACCTGGCCTCGGTGCCTGCTCCGCAACAGGCTCTCGACACGTGA
- a CDS encoding 4-(cytidine 5'-diphospho)-2-C-methyl-D-erythritol kinase, with protein sequence MLAVVPPPVTVRVPSKVNLHLSVGDARADGFHELTTIFQALSLSDEVTVAATEEPGVEVYGEGQDSVPTGGNNLAWRAVRALAARVGRPEDELKVRVVLRKGIPVAGGMAGGSADAAATLVGLASLWRLELTRDELAEVGATLGSDVPFALYGGTALGTGRGEQLVPVLARHTFHWVLAFDQRGLSTPRVFGELDRLRSAGDPPRVGSHDPVVEALASGDPRQLALLLGNDLQAAAVSLRPGLRRTLRAGVSAGALAGTVSGSGPTCAFLCVDAESALAVAAELSGAGVCRTVRVAHGPVPGARMVGGDESPRPVPPQAHA encoded by the coding sequence GTGCTTGCCGTCGTCCCGCCACCAGTCACCGTCCGGGTGCCCTCGAAGGTCAACCTGCACCTCTCGGTCGGCGACGCGCGCGCGGACGGCTTCCACGAGCTGACCACGATCTTCCAGGCACTGTCGCTGAGCGACGAGGTGACCGTGGCCGCCACCGAGGAGCCCGGGGTCGAGGTGTACGGCGAGGGGCAGGACTCCGTGCCGACCGGCGGCAACAACCTCGCCTGGCGGGCCGTGCGGGCACTGGCCGCGCGGGTGGGCAGGCCGGAGGATGAGCTGAAGGTTCGCGTCGTCCTGCGCAAGGGGATCCCGGTCGCCGGGGGCATGGCTGGTGGCAGCGCCGACGCCGCGGCCACCCTGGTCGGGCTCGCCTCGCTGTGGCGCCTCGAGCTCACCAGGGACGAGCTCGCCGAGGTCGGTGCCACACTCGGCAGCGATGTGCCGTTCGCGCTGTACGGCGGTACCGCGCTGGGCACGGGGCGGGGCGAGCAGCTTGTCCCGGTGCTGGCGAGGCACACCTTCCACTGGGTGCTCGCCTTCGACCAGCGCGGGCTTTCCACCCCGCGGGTGTTCGGCGAGCTGGACCGGCTGCGGTCCGCGGGTGACCCGCCGCGGGTCGGCTCGCACGATCCCGTGGTGGAGGCGCTTGCCTCCGGTGACCCGCGCCAGCTCGCCCTGCTGCTCGGGAACGACCTGCAGGCCGCCGCGGTGTCCCTGCGCCCGGGGCTGCGCCGCACGCTGCGGGCCGGGGTCAGCGCGGGGGCGCTGGCCGGCACGGTGTCCGGTTCCGGGCCGACCTGCGCGTTCCTGTGCGTGGACGCCGAGTCGGCGTTGGCGGTGGCGGCCGAGCTCTCCGGAGCCGGGGTGTGCCGGACGGTCCGGGTGGCACACGGCCCGGTGCCCGGTGCCCGCATGGTGGGCGGCGACGAGTCACCGCGGCCCGTGCCGCCCCAGGCGCACGCCTGA
- a CDS encoding ABC-F family ATP-binding cassette domain-containing protein, with protein MVNLINLESVSKSYGVRPLLDKVSLGVGEGQRIGVVGLNGGGKTTLLEVLAGITEPDSGRVSRVGGLRLAVVTQRTDLPEGSTVGEVVLAGYAAEYEWAADSRVRSIVDGLGISALGLDTSTSALSGGERRRVALAATLVAELDLVVLDEPTNHLDVEGVRWLADHLNARKTALVVVTHDRWFLDTVCGRTWEVTGGRVEQYEGGYADWVYARAERARLAASAEEKRKNLARKELAWLQRGAKARTSKPRYRVESAEALIADVPPPRDTVELLTFAKRRLGKTVLELENVTLTAGERALLDNATWRIGPGDRIGLVGVNGSGKTTLLRVLAGETEPAAGRRIEGKTVRLAHLRQELDDLPGELRVLQAVEEIAGRVTLGKQELSASQLAEKLGFPPARQWTPVEDLSGGERRRLQLVRLLMAEPNVLLLDEPTNDLDIDTLQQLEDLLDSWPGTLVAVSHDRYLVERVCDTVVALFGDGEVTHLPGGIEEYLSRRSAAAEPRPQAKQQGAAKSSAAEWRVAAKELARLERRLDTLHKKETELHDALAAAATDPDRLQELNNELKTVLAEKDEVEQRWLETSEAVE; from the coding sequence ATGGTCAACCTGATCAACCTGGAGTCGGTGAGCAAGTCCTACGGGGTGCGCCCGTTGCTGGACAAGGTGTCGCTCGGAGTCGGCGAGGGGCAGCGGATCGGTGTGGTCGGCCTCAACGGTGGCGGGAAGACCACGTTGCTCGAGGTGCTCGCCGGGATCACCGAGCCGGACTCCGGCAGGGTCAGCCGGGTCGGCGGGCTGCGGCTGGCCGTGGTCACCCAGCGCACCGACCTGCCCGAGGGGAGCACGGTGGGCGAGGTCGTCCTCGCCGGATATGCCGCCGAGTACGAGTGGGCGGCCGACTCGCGCGTTCGGTCTATTGTAGACGGATTGGGGATTTCCGCGCTGGGGCTGGACACCTCGACCTCGGCACTGTCCGGAGGGGAGCGAAGGCGGGTCGCGCTGGCCGCCACGCTGGTGGCCGAGCTCGACCTGGTGGTGCTGGACGAGCCGACCAACCACCTCGATGTGGAGGGCGTGCGCTGGCTGGCCGATCACCTGAACGCCCGCAAGACCGCGCTGGTGGTGGTCACCCACGATCGCTGGTTCCTGGACACGGTATGCGGCCGTACCTGGGAGGTGACCGGTGGCCGGGTCGAGCAGTACGAGGGCGGCTACGCGGACTGGGTCTACGCCCGTGCCGAGCGGGCCCGGCTGGCCGCGAGCGCGGAGGAGAAGCGCAAGAACCTGGCCCGCAAGGAACTCGCCTGGCTGCAACGCGGAGCCAAGGCCCGTACCTCGAAGCCGCGGTACCGGGTCGAGTCCGCCGAGGCGTTGATCGCCGACGTGCCGCCGCCGCGGGACACGGTGGAGCTGCTCACCTTCGCCAAGCGCAGGCTGGGCAAGACCGTGCTGGAGCTGGAGAACGTCACGCTCACCGCGGGCGAGCGTGCCCTGCTGGACAACGCGACCTGGCGGATCGGCCCTGGTGACCGGATCGGTCTGGTCGGGGTGAACGGTTCGGGCAAGACCACCCTGCTGCGTGTGCTGGCGGGGGAGACCGAGCCCGCCGCGGGCCGCCGCATCGAGGGTAAGACCGTCCGGCTCGCCCACCTGCGCCAGGAGCTGGACGATCTGCCGGGGGAGCTGCGCGTGTTGCAGGCGGTGGAGGAGATCGCCGGCAGGGTCACTCTCGGCAAGCAGGAGCTTTCCGCCTCCCAGCTGGCCGAGAAGCTCGGCTTCCCGCCCGCAAGGCAGTGGACGCCGGTGGAGGACCTCTCCGGTGGCGAGCGCAGGCGGCTGCAACTCGTGCGGCTGCTGATGGCCGAACCGAACGTGTTGCTGCTGGACGAGCCGACCAACGACCTGGACATCGACACCCTGCAGCAACTGGAGGATCTGCTGGATTCCTGGCCGGGCACGCTGGTGGCGGTATCCCATGACCGCTACCTGGTGGAGCGGGTGTGCGACACGGTGGTCGCGCTGTTCGGTGACGGCGAGGTCACCCACCTGCCGGGCGGCATCGAGGAGTACCTCTCCCGCCGGTCCGCGGCGGCCGAACCGCGACCGCAGGCCAAGCAGCAGGGCGCGGCGAAGTCGAGCGCCGCCGAGTGGCGGGTGGCGGCGAAGGAGCTGGCCAGGCTGGAACGGCGGCTGGACACCCTGCACAAGAAGGAGACCGAGCTGCACGACGCCCTCGCCGCGGCGGCCACCGACCCGGACCGGTTGCAGGAGCTGAACAACGAGCTCAAGACGGTGCTCGCGGAGAAGGACGAGGTGGAGCAACGCTGGCTGGAGACCTCGGAGGCTGTCGAGTAA